A window from Flavobacterium gyeonganense encodes these proteins:
- a CDS encoding 50S ribosomal protein L25/general stress protein Ctc produces MKSITIKGSERESVGKVSTKALRNAGAVPCVLYGGNQAVHFSAEAAAFKNLVYTPNAHTVVIELGKGKSFNAILQDIQVHPVSDKILHIDFFQLFDDKEITMEVPVKIVGTSKGVLAGGVLRLNQRKLKVKALPGNLPDFVEADITPLEMGNKLYVTKVGAPEYKIMHPDNTVVAQVRISRAAMKAAQEAAKAAKAPAKGKKK; encoded by the coding sequence ATGAAATCGATTACAATTAAAGGATCAGAAAGAGAAAGCGTGGGCAAAGTGTCAACTAAAGCCTTACGTAATGCTGGAGCGGTTCCTTGCGTGTTATACGGAGGAAATCAGGCAGTACACTTCTCAGCAGAAGCTGCGGCTTTCAAAAACTTGGTTTACACTCCAAATGCACACACAGTTGTGATTGAGCTTGGAAAAGGAAAATCATTCAATGCAATTTTGCAAGATATCCAAGTTCACCCAGTATCTGACAAAATTTTACACATTGACTTCTTCCAATTATTTGATGATAAAGAAATCACAATGGAAGTTCCTGTGAAAATCGTTGGTACATCTAAAGGTGTTCTTGCGGGAGGTGTTTTACGTTTAAACCAACGTAAATTAAAAGTTAAAGCTTTACCAGGAAATCTTCCTGATTTTGTTGAGGCTGACATCACTCCACTTGAAATGGGTAACAAATTATATGTTACTAAAGTTGGTGCTCCGGAATACAAAATTATGCACCCGGACAACACTGTTGTAGCTCAGGTAAGAATTTCTCGTGCTGCTATGAAAGCGGCTCAGGAAGCTGCAAAAGCTGCAAAAGCGCCTGCAAAAGGAAAGAAAAAATAA
- the pth gene encoding aminoacyl-tRNA hydrolase → MIKWISNLFSSTTKEENKEDNIKLEVHEHQKNNIKSVSKKYLIVGLGNIGAEYVNTRHNIGFKVLDFLARKESLSFETVKLGALAEYKFKGRTFLLLKPNTYMNLSGKAVKYWMDKENIPLENVLVITDDLNLSFGTIRIKPKGSDGGHNGLKNINLVLNTQQYTRFRFGISDQFKKGQQVDYVLGEWNEEEKAKLPERLEVASEIIKSFGTAGLENTMTTFNGK, encoded by the coding sequence ATGATAAAATGGATAAGCAACCTGTTTTCATCAACAACAAAAGAAGAAAACAAAGAAGACAACATAAAACTGGAGGTTCACGAACACCAAAAAAACAATATAAAAAGCGTGAGTAAAAAATATTTAATCGTAGGATTAGGAAATATCGGAGCCGAATACGTAAACACAAGACATAACATCGGATTCAAAGTTTTAGATTTTTTAGCCAGAAAGGAAAGCCTTTCTTTCGAAACCGTAAAATTAGGAGCTTTGGCTGAGTATAAGTTTAAGGGAAGAACCTTTTTGCTGCTTAAACCAAACACGTACATGAACCTTAGCGGAAAGGCCGTAAAATACTGGATGGATAAAGAAAATATTCCGTTAGAAAACGTGCTGGTCATTACAGATGATTTAAACCTGTCTTTTGGAACCATCCGAATCAAGCCAAAAGGAAGCGACGGAGGCCACAACGGACTTAAAAACATCAATTTGGTTCTGAATACACAGCAATATACCCGTTTTAGGTTTGGTATTAGTGATCAGTTCAAAAAAGGACAACAGGTTGATTATGTTTTAGGAGAATGGAATGAAGAAGAAAAAGCAAAATTACCGGAAAGATTAGAAGTTGCATCTGAAATTATAAAATCTTTCGGTACGGCAGGATTAGAAAATACAATGACAACTTTTAACGGAAAATAA
- a CDS encoding superoxide dismutase, with amino-acid sequence MAFELPQLPYAYDALEPHIDARTMEIHHTKHHNAYTTNLNAAIAGTDLEGKTIENILINLDKSNAAVRNNGGGFYNHNLFWTVMSPNGGGLPTGDLLAAIEASFGTFEEFKAKFAKAGATQFGSGWAWLCVQKGGKLEVCGTPNQDNPLMPEVGCGGTPILGMDVWEHAYYLNYQNRRPDYIEAFFSVINWTEVARRFALDK; translated from the coding sequence ATGGCTTTTGAATTACCACAATTACCTTATGCTTATGACGCATTAGAACCACATATTGATGCGCGTACAATGGAAATCCACCATACTAAACATCATAATGCGTATACAACAAACCTAAATGCTGCCATTGCAGGAACAGATTTAGAAGGAAAAACAATTGAAAATATCTTAATCAACTTAGATAAATCAAACGCAGCAGTTCGTAACAATGGTGGAGGTTTCTATAACCACAATTTATTCTGGACTGTAATGTCTCCAAACGGCGGCGGATTACCAACAGGCGATTTGTTAGCTGCAATTGAGGCTTCTTTTGGAACTTTCGAAGAGTTCAAAGCAAAATTTGCTAAAGCCGGAGCAACACAATTTGGTTCAGGATGGGCTTGGTTATGTGTTCAAAAAGGAGGAAAATTAGAAGTTTGCGGAACTCCAAATCAGGATAATCCATTAATGCCGGAAGTAGGCTGCGGTGGAACCCCAATTTTAGGAATGGATGTTTGGGAACATGCTTATTACTTAAACTACCAAAACAGAAGACCAGATTATATTGAAGCTTTCTTCAGTGTAATTAACTGGACAGAAGTGGCAAGAAGATTTGCTTTAGATAAATAA